The following proteins come from a genomic window of Maribacter sp. HTCC2170:
- a CDS encoding sodium/sugar symporter, with translation MTTAFEFWDYFIFIAYALLILGVGLWVSRDKKGHQKNAEDYFLASKSLPWWAIGASLIAANISAEQFIGMSGSGFASGLAIASYEWMAALTLIIVGKYFLPIFIEKGIYTIPEFVEKRFSTNLKTILAVFWIALYVFVNLASVLYLGSLALETIMGIPMIYGVIGLALFAAAYSLYGGLSAVAWTDVIQVVFLVLGGLVTTYLALNTVSGGEGVFAGLKTIYEASPERFVMILDESNPEYKNLPGIAVLVGGLWVANLYYWGFNQYIIQRTLAAKSLKEAQKGILLAAFLKLVIPLIIVIPGIAAYVMINDPEIMARLGDAGLMNLPSLEQADKAYPWLLQFLPTGLKGVAFAALAAAIVSSLASMLNSTSTIFTMDIYRQYINKDASDKATVNTGRLSAGIALIIACIMAPLLGGIDQAFQFIQEYTGIVSPGILAVFLLGLFWKKTTNKAAIVGALSSIPIAMYFKVAPKGISTNSFFVDVPFMDQMGYTLILTMIVIILYSLKQHKGADDEKGIEISKEMFKTSPLFNIGSFAVMIILVVLYSLFWN, from the coding sequence ATGACCACAGCTTTCGAATTTTGGGATTATTTCATTTTTATTGCCTATGCCCTTTTAATCCTCGGAGTAGGATTATGGGTATCAAGAGATAAAAAAGGGCATCAAAAAAATGCAGAGGATTATTTTTTAGCCAGTAAATCACTCCCATGGTGGGCCATTGGGGCTTCTTTGATTGCTGCCAATATTTCAGCAGAACAGTTTATAGGAATGTCAGGGTCAGGATTTGCTTCTGGATTGGCAATTGCATCCTATGAATGGATGGCAGCCTTGACCCTAATTATTGTAGGTAAATATTTCCTTCCCATTTTTATCGAGAAAGGAATATACACGATTCCAGAATTTGTCGAAAAAAGATTTTCCACAAATTTAAAAACCATATTGGCAGTCTTCTGGATTGCTCTTTATGTATTCGTAAATCTAGCCTCAGTATTATATTTAGGCTCCCTGGCTTTGGAAACTATAATGGGTATTCCAATGATATATGGAGTGATTGGTCTTGCCCTTTTTGCAGCAGCTTACTCCTTATACGGAGGTCTATCGGCAGTTGCTTGGACAGATGTCATCCAAGTTGTTTTCTTGGTTTTGGGCGGTTTGGTAACCACCTATTTGGCCTTGAATACTGTCTCTGGTGGAGAAGGCGTCTTCGCCGGTCTTAAAACAATCTATGAGGCCTCGCCAGAACGGTTTGTAATGATTCTTGATGAGTCTAACCCCGAGTATAAAAATCTTCCCGGAATTGCTGTATTGGTAGGAGGTTTATGGGTTGCTAATTTATATTATTGGGGGTTCAACCAGTATATAATTCAAAGAACATTAGCGGCCAAATCACTGAAAGAGGCACAAAAAGGAATTTTGTTGGCAGCATTCTTGAAATTAGTAATACCGTTGATAATAGTCATCCCAGGAATCGCTGCATATGTTATGATAAATGACCCTGAGATCATGGCAAGATTGGGTGATGCAGGCCTAATGAACCTGCCTTCATTAGAGCAAGCCGATAAGGCCTATCCGTGGCTTTTACAATTTCTGCCAACTGGATTAAAAGGTGTTGCATTCGCGGCTCTAGCTGCAGCAATAGTTTCTTCATTGGCCTCTATGTTAAATTCGACATCTACGATTTTTACAATGGATATTTATAGACAGTATATAAATAAAGATGCCAGTGACAAGGCCACCGTAAATACAGGGAGGCTATCAGCTGGAATTGCATTGATAATTGCTTGCATTATGGCTCCGCTTTTAGGAGGAATTGATCAAGCTTTTCAGTTTATACAGGAATATACCGGTATTGTAAGTCCAGGTATATTGGCCGTGTTCCTCTTGGGATTGTTCTGGAAAAAAACCACGAACAAGGCTGCCATTGTGGGAGCATTATCTTCCATTCCAATCGCAATGTATTTTAAAGTTGCACCAAAAGGAATATCCACAAATTCTTTCTTTGTTGATGTACCTTTTATGGATCAGATGGGATACACTCTGATTTTGACCATGATTGTGATTATTTTATACAGTTTAAAACAACACAAAGGGGCAGATGATGAAAAAGGCATTGAAATAAGCAAAGAGATGTTCAAGACTAGTCCACTATTTAATATTGGCTCTTTTGCCGTTATGATTATTTTGGTAGTGTTGTATTCCCTATTTTGGAATTAA
- a CDS encoding VCBS repeat-containing protein: MEKNNKNIIFILVLFLLHLSCTKDKSKNNEFNGTTLFEEVPLDHSNVDFSNTLTYVENINIIDYLYYYNGGGVALGDINNDGLDDIYFTGNQLPDKLYLNKGNLKFEDITAKAGVKIDSTWSTGVTMEDINNDGLIDIYVSKVGVFHENSRNLAYINQGNLKFKEMGKEIGLGFKGYSTQAAFLDYDNDGDMDMYLLNHAVHTLRSYGNTDRRKVKDSLSGDQFYENKLNEGQLNFVNITDDVGIYSSALGYGLGINASDVNGDGLTDIYVSNDFHENDYLYINNGRDPKSQKVTFQERSKDFFGHTSRFSMGMDIGDINGDTKPDIFTLDMMPYDREIHLKSAGEDTDKVTQIKSKFGYHTQYARNTLQINKGNGFADIAPLTKTHATDWSWSALIQDFDNDGRNDIFVTNGIYKRPNDLDYVKYLSTTDFAKFSESEQSGLEKKLIDKMPMVKLPNFLFMNQGNYSFEKMSKTAGLKASYSNGAAYSDLDNDGDLDLVVNNINESATILENKTSSNEDGNYVQFQFANNQLNSNALGVKIHVFSDSTIQEKQLAGSRGFQSSSTRILHFGLGKTETIDSIQVFWPDGTVQTENKIRINSKTTIHKQESNITFNPLKTAITNTQEKFPFLHFENDYLDYVREPLMPEKLSTEGPAAVYEDLDGDGIKDLFIGGARYSKPTFFKGEKNNGFALVDVPAFSGDERYEDIDAVAFDLENDGDLDLYVQSGGNDMPQGDPLFEDRMYINLGGGNFERLQAQLPTTNGGSLAAGDYNNDGFTDLFVGGRSMPGAYGVPPVSLILKNTGEGGFTVEAQDQMGMVTDSEWADINQDGFLDLVIVGDWMPISILMNQKNGKFKYDTPNLGLTKTAGLWNTIEIADIDDNGFPDIIAGNVGENFKWQASDSLPVKLYIHDFDENGQPDPIIFYPLFDQYVPFGNRDALNAQLPYLAKRFKTYEQYSKVKNIEDLTGVPKNKINISKEIHEVRSMIYMNSGESLKGHPLPKMAQSSTINDIVNSKNGVLYLGNYFGFVTEIGNNNGNPGGILSNFNGTSFNTNKELDLPKSFEFRKIIKINDDQFIAISNNNTAIKINLKSIK; this comes from the coding sequence ATGGAAAAAAACAATAAAAATATAATTTTCATTCTCGTACTATTCCTTCTTCATTTATCATGTACCAAGGATAAGAGTAAAAATAACGAGTTTAATGGAACCACTCTTTTCGAGGAAGTTCCATTAGATCATAGTAATGTTGATTTTTCCAACACTTTAACTTATGTGGAAAATATTAATATAATAGACTATCTGTATTATTACAATGGTGGGGGTGTTGCCTTAGGAGATATTAATAATGACGGCCTAGATGATATTTATTTTACTGGCAATCAATTGCCGGATAAGCTATACTTGAACAAGGGTAATCTAAAGTTTGAAGATATAACGGCAAAAGCTGGGGTAAAAATAGACTCCACTTGGTCTACGGGAGTAACCATGGAGGATATCAATAATGATGGTCTTATTGATATTTATGTTTCCAAGGTAGGGGTGTTCCATGAAAATTCACGAAACCTTGCATACATAAATCAAGGTAATCTTAAATTCAAGGAAATGGGCAAGGAAATAGGCCTTGGATTTAAAGGCTACAGTACCCAAGCTGCCTTTTTGGATTATGACAACGATGGGGATATGGATATGTATTTACTCAACCATGCCGTTCATACCCTGAGAAGTTATGGCAATACAGATCGCAGAAAAGTAAAAGACAGTCTTTCTGGTGATCAATTCTATGAAAATAAATTGAACGAAGGCCAATTAAACTTTGTGAATATTACAGATGATGTAGGTATCTATTCCAGTGCTCTTGGCTATGGTTTGGGTATTAATGCATCTGATGTAAATGGTGATGGTTTAACTGACATTTATGTAAGCAACGATTTTCATGAAAACGATTACCTGTATATAAACAACGGTCGGGATCCCAAATCACAGAAGGTTACATTCCAAGAACGCTCCAAAGATTTTTTTGGACATACAAGTAGATTTTCAATGGGTATGGATATAGGTGATATCAATGGTGATACCAAACCAGATATCTTCACCTTGGATATGATGCCCTATGATAGGGAAATACACTTAAAATCTGCTGGTGAAGACACAGACAAGGTGACTCAGATAAAATCAAAATTTGGATATCATACCCAATATGCCAGAAATACTTTGCAAATAAACAAGGGTAATGGTTTTGCCGATATAGCCCCATTAACAAAAACCCATGCCACTGACTGGAGTTGGAGCGCATTGATTCAGGATTTTGATAATGATGGCCGCAATGATATTTTCGTAACGAATGGGATTTACAAACGTCCAAATGACCTTGATTATGTTAAATACTTAAGTACGACAGATTTTGCCAAGTTCAGTGAATCGGAACAATCAGGTCTTGAGAAAAAACTCATTGACAAAATGCCAATGGTAAAACTCCCCAATTTCCTGTTTATGAACCAAGGCAATTATTCATTTGAAAAAATGAGCAAAACCGCTGGATTAAAAGCTTCTTATTCAAATGGTGCCGCCTATTCTGATTTAGATAATGATGGAGATTTGGACCTTGTAGTAAACAATATCAATGAGTCTGCAACTATATTGGAAAATAAAACGTCCTCAAATGAAGATGGCAATTATGTCCAATTCCAATTTGCCAATAATCAACTTAATTCCAATGCATTAGGAGTTAAAATTCATGTTTTTTCCGATTCTACCATACAAGAAAAACAACTAGCCGGAAGCAGGGGGTTTCAATCTTCCTCGACAAGAATCCTACATTTTGGTTTGGGTAAAACGGAAACCATTGATTCAATACAAGTTTTCTGGCCAGATGGTACAGTACAGACTGAAAACAAGATTAGGATCAACTCAAAAACAACAATTCATAAGCAGGAAAGTAACATAACTTTTAATCCTTTAAAAACGGCAATTACAAATACTCAAGAAAAATTTCCGTTCCTGCATTTTGAGAATGATTATTTAGATTATGTTCGGGAACCATTAATGCCCGAAAAACTATCAACCGAAGGTCCGGCTGCAGTTTATGAGGATTTAGATGGTGATGGCATTAAGGATTTGTTCATTGGTGGAGCCAGGTATTCAAAACCCACCTTTTTTAAGGGCGAAAAAAACAATGGGTTCGCTTTGGTCGATGTTCCAGCATTCAGTGGCGATGAGCGCTATGAAGATATAGACGCCGTTGCCTTTGATTTGGAAAACGATGGTGACCTTGATTTGTATGTGCAAAGTGGCGGTAATGATATGCCCCAAGGAGATCCATTATTTGAGGATCGTATGTATATAAATCTAGGCGGAGGGAATTTTGAAAGATTACAAGCACAATTGCCAACAACCAATGGTGGTAGTTTAGCTGCCGGGGATTATAACAATGATGGCTTTACGGATCTTTTTGTGGGTGGCAGATCTATGCCTGGTGCGTATGGAGTACCTCCTGTAAGTCTTATACTTAAAAATACTGGTGAAGGAGGTTTCACGGTTGAGGCCCAAGACCAAATGGGTATGGTGACCGATAGTGAGTGGGCGGATATAAATCAAGACGGCTTCCTTGATCTTGTCATTGTAGGTGATTGGATGCCCATTAGCATACTAATGAACCAAAAAAATGGGAAGTTCAAATACGACACCCCAAATCTTGGTCTAACCAAAACAGCTGGTCTTTGGAATACCATTGAAATAGCAGATATAGATGATAATGGATTTCCCGATATCATTGCTGGTAATGTTGGTGAAAATTTTAAATGGCAGGCAAGTGATTCTTTGCCGGTGAAATTATACATCCATGATTTTGATGAAAATGGCCAACCTGATCCTATAATTTTTTATCCCCTATTCGACCAATACGTTCCTTTCGGTAATCGTGACGCTCTTAATGCACAATTACCCTATTTAGCTAAAAGATTTAAAACATATGAACAGTATTCAAAAGTCAAGAATATCGAGGATCTTACCGGTGTACCCAAAAATAAAATAAATATATCCAAGGAAATCCATGAAGTAAGATCCATGATATACATGAATTCAGGTGAATCGCTTAAAGGCCATCCATTACCTAAGATGGCTCAGTCCAGTACAATTAATGATATTGTCAATTCTAAAAATGGTGTTCTATATCTTGGAAACTATTTTGGTTTTGTTACCGAAATCGGAAACAATAATGGTAATCCTGGTGGCATACTCAGCAATTTTAATGGCACTTCATTCAATACGAATAAAGAATTGGATTTACCCAAAAGTTTTGAATTTAGAAAAATAATTAAGATCAACGATGATCAATTCATAGCTATTAGTAATAATAATACGGCTATTAAAATAAACCTAAAATCGATTAAATAA
- a CDS encoding VCBS repeat-containing protein: MRRNCNNNTLFFLIFSIFFLSCNQKKEEEKSVNEPLFSLVNSEDSGISFNNTLPFNNAFNVYTYRNYYNGGGVALGDVDNDGLIDMYLTANATENKLFLNKGDFKFEDVTNVAKVAGNKAWSTGVTMVDINSDGFLDIYVCNSGDVKGDNKQNELFINNGDLTFTESAEQYGLADKGYSTHASFFDYDKDGDLDAYLLNNSYQAIGSFNLRKNERPKRDEEGGDKLMENRNGKFVDVSEKAGIYGSVIGFGLGVTVGDTNNDGWEDIYVSNDFFERDYLYLNKQDGTFEEVLVDQIKSLSGASMGADLADVDNDGHKEIFVTEMLPSDYKRLKTVTTFEDWNKYQYNVKNGYYHQFTRNMLQRNNGNGTFSEIGRFSGVEASDWSWGALFFDMDNDGLKDLYIANGVYQDLTDQDYLNYISNEEIVKSIVINNEIDYKKLIEIIPSNKVPNQAYHNKGQLSFDLYKESGLLEPSFSNGSAYGDLDNDGDLDLVVNNVNSEMFLYKNNANEIYQNNYLKLILKGTEGNPFAIGSQIEVYLPNDTLYYEQQPIRGFQSSMDLRPNIGVGSAKSASVRIIWPDGKTTLSENVNTSSTLTFSQDEALNNYKKPIEDEMVLFQTDGTKIPFVHEENNYVDFNRDRLLNSMMSTEGPNIAVGDINNDGIEDVFIGGAKGQVSSLLLGTGSGFVQSNQPAFIKHSASEDVNAVFFDADKDNDLDLYVCSGGVEFTPFSSNYHDRLYINDGHGKFDLSDQILPQENSHNSSSTVTAADIDLDGDIDLFVGERVIPSKYGVKASGFILVNDGEGNFKESTIDLAPDLINMGMITDARFVDLDGNELLDLVVVGEFMDISIFSNQNGSFKKISEDKVPQLSGWWNTVESADIDGDGDQDLIIGNHGLNSRFTATTQSPTKLYVNDFDNNGRIDPIMTFTSENGKDYPYALRHDLIDQIKELKKKFPDYDSFQDATINDMFDEAQMQSVTILEANTLATTLLINEGGFTFSSLELPIEAQLTPIFAIETVDFDEDGDMDIIMGGNLYKTKPEVGRYDASYGLYIENKGKLKFQTHLSNKGFFIDGEIRSIKKIPNSNKLLVARNNDSVVQINYGKKQ; this comes from the coding sequence ATGCGAAGGAATTGTAATAACAATACGCTGTTTTTTTTAATTTTTTCCATATTCTTCTTGTCATGCAATCAAAAAAAAGAAGAAGAAAAATCGGTTAATGAACCCCTCTTCTCTTTAGTAAATTCTGAAGATTCAGGAATTAGCTTTAACAATACCCTTCCTTTTAACAATGCCTTTAATGTGTATACCTATCGCAATTATTATAATGGCGGTGGAGTTGCTTTAGGCGATGTTGACAATGATGGTTTAATAGATATGTATTTAACGGCCAATGCAACTGAAAACAAATTGTTTTTGAATAAGGGTGATTTCAAATTCGAAGACGTTACCAATGTTGCCAAAGTTGCAGGGAACAAAGCATGGTCTACGGGAGTAACCATGGTAGACATTAATTCTGACGGATTTTTAGACATTTATGTTTGTAATTCTGGTGATGTTAAAGGCGACAACAAGCAAAATGAACTTTTCATAAATAACGGTGACCTCACATTTACTGAGAGTGCTGAACAATACGGCCTTGCCGATAAAGGATATTCTACACATGCTTCATTTTTTGATTATGACAAGGATGGCGATCTAGATGCTTATCTTTTGAATAATTCGTATCAGGCGATCGGTAGTTTTAATCTCAGAAAAAACGAAAGGCCAAAACGTGATGAGGAAGGTGGCGACAAGCTCATGGAAAACAGAAATGGGAAATTTGTTGACGTTAGCGAAAAAGCCGGCATTTATGGTAGTGTTATCGGGTTTGGACTAGGAGTAACCGTTGGTGATACAAATAATGATGGCTGGGAAGATATTTATGTATCCAATGATTTCTTTGAAAGAGACTATTTATACCTTAACAAGCAAGATGGAACCTTTGAAGAGGTTTTGGTTGATCAAATAAAATCTTTAAGTGGTGCTTCTATGGGAGCCGATTTAGCAGATGTTGACAATGACGGTCATAAAGAGATTTTTGTGACCGAAATGTTACCAAGTGATTACAAGAGACTTAAAACCGTCACCACTTTCGAAGATTGGAACAAATACCAATACAACGTTAAGAATGGATATTATCATCAATTCACACGAAATATGTTACAGCGTAATAATGGTAATGGTACTTTTAGTGAGATTGGTCGTTTTAGCGGCGTTGAGGCTTCTGATTGGAGTTGGGGAGCACTTTTTTTTGATATGGACAATGATGGTTTAAAGGATCTTTATATTGCTAATGGAGTGTACCAAGATCTAACCGACCAGGACTATTTGAATTATATTTCGAACGAAGAGATTGTAAAAAGTATTGTAATCAATAATGAGATCGATTATAAAAAATTAATTGAAATCATCCCTTCGAATAAAGTACCCAATCAAGCTTATCATAATAAAGGCCAATTAAGTTTTGACCTTTATAAAGAATCTGGATTGTTAGAGCCAAGTTTCTCCAATGGATCGGCCTATGGCGATCTTGATAATGATGGTGATTTAGATCTTGTGGTCAATAATGTTAATTCAGAAATGTTCTTATATAAGAACAACGCGAACGAAATATATCAAAACAACTATTTAAAATTAATATTGAAGGGGACTGAAGGCAATCCTTTCGCAATTGGATCACAGATAGAGGTCTATTTACCAAATGACACATTGTATTATGAGCAACAGCCTATAAGAGGATTCCAATCAAGTATGGATCTTCGTCCAAATATAGGTGTTGGCAGTGCTAAAAGTGCTTCGGTAAGAATCATTTGGCCCGACGGGAAAACTACATTGAGTGAAAATGTGAACACTTCCTCGACATTGACATTTTCTCAAGATGAGGCCTTGAACAACTATAAGAAACCAATTGAAGATGAAATGGTTCTTTTCCAAACTGATGGCACAAAAATTCCATTTGTTCATGAGGAAAATAATTATGTTGATTTTAATAGGGATCGTCTGTTGAACAGTATGATGAGTACAGAAGGTCCCAATATTGCCGTTGGCGATATTAATAATGATGGGATTGAAGATGTTTTCATTGGGGGAGCAAAAGGTCAGGTTTCTTCATTACTTCTAGGAACTGGATCAGGCTTTGTTCAAAGTAATCAACCCGCATTTATAAAACACTCGGCCTCTGAAGATGTTAATGCTGTATTTTTTGATGCAGATAAGGACAATGACCTGGATTTATATGTTTGTAGTGGCGGTGTAGAATTCACCCCTTTCTCATCCAATTATCATGATAGGCTATATATTAATGATGGCCATGGTAAATTTGACCTTTCTGACCAAATACTACCTCAGGAGAATTCACATAATAGTTCGAGTACAGTTACCGCTGCAGATATTGACCTTGATGGTGATATTGACCTTTTTGTTGGGGAAAGGGTTATCCCAAGTAAATATGGCGTTAAGGCATCCGGTTTTATTCTAGTGAATGATGGGGAAGGAAATTTTAAAGAGTCAACTATTGACCTAGCACCTGATTTAATCAATATGGGAATGATCACAGATGCCAGATTTGTTGATTTAGATGGGAATGAACTCTTAGACTTAGTGGTTGTAGGCGAGTTTATGGATATTAGTATTTTCAGTAATCAAAATGGTAGCTTTAAAAAAATATCAGAAGACAAAGTTCCTCAACTCTCAGGTTGGTGGAACACTGTGGAAAGTGCAGATATTGATGGTGATGGCGACCAAGACCTAATTATTGGTAATCATGGGTTAAACAGTAGGTTCACAGCAACTACGCAAAGCCCAACAAAGCTTTATGTCAACGATTTTGATAACAATGGTCGTATTGATCCTATTATGACCTTTACATCCGAAAACGGTAAAGACTATCCTTATGCATTGCGTCACGACCTAATTGATCAGATTAAAGAGCTCAAAAAGAAATTTCCTGATTATGATTCATTTCAAGATGCAACAATCAATGATATGTTTGATGAGGCACAAATGCAGAGCGTTACTATTTTAGAGGCAAATACATTGGCCACTACCCTATTGATAAATGAAGGCGGATTCACATTTAGTAGTCTGGAATTACCGATCGAAGCACAATTAACTCCAATTTTCGCCATAGAAACTGTTGATTTTGACGAAGATGGGGACATGGATATAATAATGGGTGGAAATCTATATAAAACCAAACCTGAAGTGGGTCGTTACGATGCCTCTTATGGTTTATATATTGAAAACAAAGGAAAACTTAAGTTTCAAACACATTTGTCAAATAAGGGATTCTTTATTGATGGTGAAATAAGAAGTATCAAGAAAATACCCAATTCGAACAAACTTCTAGTTGCAAGAAATAATGATTCAGTGGTACAAATCAATTATGGAAAAAAACAATAA
- a CDS encoding vanadium-dependent haloperoxidase, giving the protein MKRILMFLCVGSLIFSCNKKEEHIELTQEDLHTVVDKVVEIMIHDIFSPPVASRIFAYPNIAAYEIMAQEHPEYKSLAGQVNELTAIPANSDPTVNPELAALIAHMNISKQLIFSEDKFDVLQDSLFNKWNALNEKEFEASKIYGDQVANHIKNWMEKDNYNQTRTMPKYSVDTDDPTRWQPTPPAYMDGIEPHWNKIRPFFLDSAAQFKPVSPPPFSMEPGSKFFQELKEVYDISKKITVNGDDSEEIAIAKFWDCNPYVSVTRGHLMFATKKITPGAHWIGITKIASRKTNSDFGEAVFAYAKTSIAIADAFISCWDEKYRSNLIRPETLINQHIDENWQPILQTPPFPEYTSGHSVVSGAAGVALTSIFGENFAFEDDTELPYGLPIRKFSSFNKAADEAAISRMYGGIHYRAAVDIGVGQGRSIGDLLNKKIKMKN; this is encoded by the coding sequence ATGAAGAGAATACTAATGTTTTTGTGTGTTGGTTCACTTATTTTTTCCTGTAATAAAAAAGAAGAGCACATTGAACTTACTCAGGAAGATTTACATACCGTAGTTGATAAAGTTGTGGAGATAATGATACATGACATTTTTTCTCCTCCGGTTGCCAGTAGAATTTTTGCCTATCCAAATATTGCAGCCTACGAAATCATGGCCCAAGAGCATCCTGAATACAAGTCCCTGGCCGGACAAGTAAACGAGCTAACGGCGATTCCCGCAAATTCTGACCCAACCGTTAATCCAGAATTAGCGGCACTAATAGCCCATATGAATATTAGCAAGCAATTGATTTTTTCAGAAGATAAATTTGATGTTCTTCAAGACAGTCTTTTTAACAAGTGGAATGCTCTGAATGAAAAAGAATTTGAAGCCTCAAAAATTTATGGCGACCAGGTAGCGAACCATATTAAAAACTGGATGGAAAAGGACAACTATAACCAAACCCGTACCATGCCTAAATACTCGGTTGACACTGATGACCCCACAAGATGGCAACCTACTCCCCCTGCATACATGGATGGTATAGAACCTCATTGGAATAAAATACGTCCATTTTTTCTTGATTCTGCCGCACAGTTTAAGCCTGTTTCCCCGCCGCCTTTTTCCATGGAGCCCGGTTCAAAATTTTTTCAGGAACTAAAAGAAGTGTATGACATTAGCAAGAAAATAACAGTAAATGGTGATGATTCCGAAGAGATAGCCATTGCCAAATTCTGGGATTGCAACCCTTACGTCTCGGTAACTAGAGGACATCTAATGTTTGCGACAAAAAAGATTACCCCAGGAGCGCATTGGATAGGCATTACAAAAATAGCCAGTAGAAAGACCAATAGTGATTTTGGTGAAGCGGTATTCGCATATGCCAAAACTTCAATTGCCATTGCTGATGCTTTTATTAGTTGTTGGGATGAAAAATATAGAAGTAACCTAATACGGCCAGAGACCTTGATCAATCAACATATAGATGAAAATTGGCAACCAATATTACAAACACCTCCATTTCCAGAATATACAAGTGGACATAGCGTGGTTTCTGGGGCAGCTGGTGTTGCCTTGACCTCTATTTTTGGGGAGAACTTCGCCTTTGAGGATGATACCGAATTACCTTATGGATTGCCTATAAGAAAATTTTCTTCCTTCAACAAAGCTGCCGATGAAGCCGCTATTAGCAGAATGTATGGCGGAATTCATTATCGAGCTGCAGTAGATATTGGAGTTGGTCAAGGGCGCAGTATTGGTGATCTACTCAACAAGAAAATAAAGATGAAAAATTAG